The following DNA comes from Centropristis striata isolate RG_2023a ecotype Rhode Island chromosome 3, C.striata_1.0, whole genome shotgun sequence.
TATCCAGCCCTTTTATCCCCATTTCAACTCTATACTTTCTAACTAGTTTTTATGATCTCAATTGTAGCATGTGGTGTAGAGCTGCAACACTTAGTCAATTCATCAATTAGTCGATAAATGACAGATGTGTCAACGATTTTGGGAATCATCAATCGTTTAGGTACATTTTCAAGCAGAAAATGCCGTTTTTATCTGCTCTTATACGGAGATGTCTTGCTTTTCTCCGTTTTATGTCATTAAATTGAATATCTTTCGGTTttaaactgacaaaacaagacattaaatGAGATCACCTTGCACCTTTCACCATTTCCTGACATCTAATAGACCAAATGAATTGctttaaacaagaaaaatacaagtGAACAAGCGTTCATGTGTTACAGCTTAATCAGCTTGTTGAAAGAAGTATCCTGtactaatttattatttatcagatCAGCATTGGTGCAAtaggttatatatatttttttctccttaatACAAATATGTTGATATATACTTTTACCAAATGCTGAGTTACTTTAATGAAGCCCTTAACAGCTGTTGAGTACTCATGGCCTAGGGTCTATGTACCCCTGGTTAGGAGTCACTGCTTTAGAGGAGCTCATTAGCCTACATACATGACATCCTTCAAtatttcattttactgtaaacCTTCCCTAAAAAGGGCTCTGTGTCACCTTTTTACCTTATATGGCTTTTCCATTCTCTGACCTTACTAACTAATGCTGCTGTGTCCGTGGAAAGAGGGCAGGGCACGTCAACCCCTCTGCTCCTTAAAAGGAGTTGTTTCAGAGGTGCAGATTCCTGCACACAGCTCGATTTAAGCCTCAATCACTCACTTATTATAAACTTTTTCAGGTTAgataatgttgaaaaaaatgtaatatcacttTTCATATCTGCATATCTCAGACTCCTTTAAACCCCAAATTCCTTCAGATCAGTCAGCAGCTTGTGATGCCGCTTTACCTATTCTCTGGCAGTGAAGCGTTCCTCAGCTGTCCAGCAGTGAGCACTGTGCCTtcttttaaaggcacaatgagtaggatttTCAAAAAGAGCATCAGGGCTAGCTCTAAGAGGAAGCTATGGAAACAGAGGCCGTGCCAAAAATGCAAATACAGCAAAACGCCAAGCAGACAAAACCAGAGTGAATCTGGGGTTGGTGAGCACCAGGAACGGACAGAtcctactcattgtgccttttaCTAAAATTATTACTTCTCTTTATGCAACATGCAGATAGATTAGCTTAGCTTTGTTTAATAAAAGCTTATCAGGTCTGATCTTAATGAAATTCACAAATACTTCATTGTAGCTGCATGGCAGAAACCAACAAACTGTTGGATCGTCGAAGCTCTACAGCTACTAAATAGTAAATCTATCATGATTGTCTGAACTTGTGATAAATGGTCAAAATAGTTTTAGAATTTTATCAATTAGTAAGATAACTGGGAACATAATCTACATGTTTATtttcctatttgtgtttttataactaaaaacacacaagactcTCTTGGTATACAGGGATTAACCTTGGGAGCAAGACGGGCCTCTTTAGTTTTTGCCTCGGCAGCAGGAGTACAGAAAAACAACTGGctcgattttcatgaaacttggtggaagggtgctGCGTGGGCCAAGGAGGAGCCCATTGACTTTTGGGGTGGATCCAATTTACATaacagatacacaaattattatttgtgCCACATTCACATGCTGTCAGAATAATCTGAATACTGGAAATAGATATGAACATATTTAATGTCTCTGGGCAACTCTGACCAAGCaccataaaatacaacacattttcattgtagGATCCATGTTGTTTCAACGTTACAATTTAAAGCTCATGAGCACAACAAAGTCAGAAAATGACTTCTCTCTTCAGGAAATGGAGCCATCTGAggagcacctgaatgcaccatgggCCGTGGCGGAGGTCTGTGCCACTCTGGTATTTTAGATTAAATTGAGAAGCATCAACtagttttcttcttctcctctccttttaaaaagtgatttctgtactttagtcattttgctttATGGACAAATCTTTCTCACCTGTATATCAACAGCCTTGTGAGGACCATAATAACACTCGTGACTAAAACCGAAGACCAGAACAGTATTTGAAAAAATTATCCAGCACAGACCAGATGTTCATCTTGTAATATATACACTTGCAAATATATCTggttaaaaataagacaatcttatctatatttaaaatatttcatcCTGTATCCCCATCCTTAGCTCTCTGCTAATATAGAAAACATGAATATGACCATAATGCAACAATACATGTTTCAGCTTGTGCCGATTCCATCCACGTCTCTTTCACTACAGCTTGCCTTTCAGACATCCCATGATGCTACGGAGCTGAGAACAGTCCCGATACGCCACAAGGCCACCATGGTTGGCCCAGCGGTCTGCTCCTTGACACTCTGTGCGAGGCTGGTGATAGGTCAGTTCTGTCTGGTGATCCGGTGCTCCAGAGCTGGACTGTAGACACTTAGTCAGGTCCACCATGCCTCCTCCAAGGGCTCGGAGCAGAGCGTGAGGAGCGCAAGAGTCCCACTTGAAGGTGCTTCCCTCTGAGAGGACGTAAACGTCAGCCAGGCCCTGAATGACACACAGGATCTTGTAGCCGGCCCCAGAAGCGTATATCAGCTTGTTAGGTTCGCACAGCGAGGTAAGGGCCTCCTTCACCACCTGCTTCTCACTGGAGCTCAGCACCGCAGAAAGTTTCCCTACAGGTCCATCTTTTGGCCGGGACACTGAGCAGACATTGATGTCGCCACAGGACACCCCCCAGAAATGCTTCCCCCTCCAGCTGTGAATGCAAATAAGTAGCGTTATAGTAGAGTTAACTAAATGTTATCAGGTCTGCCATCTGGAGCCAAGCAGGTAGTGTACTCACATTTATCATAGCTGCTTTAAGGTTAAAATGTGGTCACGCAATCAGTTTCATAACATCTTGTTTACATAGTTGTTCACAAGATTAAGATTCATCAGTTGGTGAGTCACCTCGACATCTAAACACTCCCCACAGTTTTCTGAATAATCAAATATTTAGTCAAATTATCTGGTCAGACTCGAACTGGAAAAATGCACTCCTAATATGAGTACTGGCCTTGTGCTTTGATAATAAAGAGATAAGGACAGAGAAATTGAAGGGTACATATAGTACAGATAAACAAAAGAGTCGTAGGTTGTTTGCCTTTTCAGTCATGCACCTCTTTCAGCAGATGTGATTAAAAATGTTCATGTCTGAATAAAATCCTGAACCACTTTTATCTGACAGTCATGACAGCAATCCAACTCGGACTAACATATCCTCTACACTTCAACTGAATTGAATGCCGTCATATTAACGTCATATTGTCAGCAGTAGCTCAAGGTGAAACccataaagtgtaaaaaatatctgtcattacctttattaggtacacctgtatAATCTAATGCAATCCAACAAACTTTTCTGTTTTAAGGTCACTTTTTGATGCCTTTATTGTTACAATGTAATCAGCCATAGAGGTcatgttttttgtcagtttttattgaaacttAGAAGATACAGCATGGGCCAAGAAAGAACCCATTCGATTTTGGAGTGGGTCTAAATCACAGGGCAGatgcacaaattatttttcactgctTTTTAACAATGGAAGATAGGGCATCTGGGCTGCATTCATATGTTGTCAGAATAATCTGAAAAATTTGTTTAATTCACATAAACGCCCAATCAAGTCGAAACAACAACTCAGAAGCTGGAAACATCTATCAATGTTGTTTAAATGCTCTGAGCAATGAAATATACTATTGTTTTAATAGTTtccatgttgtttttacattaggACTTAAAGTTCATGAATACACTGAGTCCGAAGAGCGACTTCACCATCActaactacagtcatggaaaaaatgataagaccaccttttttcttcaatttcttgttcattttaattcctggtacaactaaaggtacatttgtttggacaaatgtaatgataacaacaaaaatatctcataggagtttaatttaaaagctgatatccagacattttccataattttcttgataaaaaccaaaatcattatcaagaaaaccatggaaaatggctagatatcagcttttaaattaaactcctatgagatatttttgttgttatcgttacaTTTGCCCCAACAAATGTACTTtcagttgcaccaggcattaaaatgaacaataaattgaagaaaacaatggtggtctaataatttatgAGCTCAGCAATAAACGGTTGAAGAAGACACTTTTGCAACTTACCGTCCACCTGCTGGATCTTTGTAGTTGAACGGCTGGTTGATGACGCCCATGACGGGCTCACCTGTGCTCCGGAGATAGACCCCGATCAGGACCAGAGCACAGTGCAGACCTGAAGGAGACAGGTGGCCCTCCTCCAGCACCTCCTCTTTGCCCTCGATGTACTGGCTGGTGGCATCTTAAAGAGAAGCAGACAAACAGTTCTTACTGAGATtcaactctctgctgtgtttttatttttttaggtagACAGGAAAGCAGCTTCACCTATGGGGTCAATCCAGATGCCGAGCTCAGAGGGGCTGAGGGGCACCGTCAGGCCGTCTGTGTTGGCGTCGATGGTCGTTGGGTCTTGGTGGATTGCTTTCGCCAGCAGAGACGCTGCTGTGTCATCACCGTCCAGCACCGTGGCCAGCAGCGTCGCGGTCTCCGCCTCTGTACCGCACACGGTGACCGTCACACTCTCTCCTGGTGACACAGAGTCAGCGAGGCCTCATTTGATTATGGATTACTTCAAATATTTACACAGCGCAACATGCTGTGAGATTAAATATTTGGACAGTGACACATTAATGTGTTAGCTTTATTTAGAAATTATTTCAGATGACAGATGTTTCCGTCACTGTGAGACTCAAGAGCAGATCATTAAGTCAAGTGTATTTTTAGTCCTTCTAGTGTTTAGTTTACCCAAATGAAGATTGAGTGATTATTATCACACAGccttttttaatcttatttcatatttataacagataaaaaaaagcttctatTTTCCCCCAGCCAATAATAATCACCAGGTTTTTTTGAGTGGATATCAGGTTCTCTGTTTCAGTTAATCACTCTGAGCACAACATGACCAGAAACAATACCTGACCCTATTTTTACTGTGTAACACTTAATTTAattcagatagatagatagatagatagatagatagatagatagatagatagatagatagatagatagatagatagatagatagatatactttatttatcccaagctgggaaattacagtgtagcagcagcattacacacagagacaataacaacacaattaagtaaaaagaacaacctaggcatacttcaagcaataaaatataaaaatacaataaaatataaagtgtctaaagaaggagtagaatagtatctatatatataatattttatatatatatatatatatatatatatattaatatattatatatataatattatatataatatctaacCATGACCATTAGCGAGAGCTTAAacaaaaagttgttttattaAACAATACTGCCAAAAATTATCTGGATCCTGCCACTAAAAATTAAGAGTGGCTGATTTTCTTTGTATTATGTGATAGTAAAgtaaatatctttgggtttcaTCCCCAATATCCCCTAATTCAAGAATAGGTAATACTACAGGACCGGCCTCTGTTGAGGTTGTTGACAGTATTTTCATGTTGCAAATTCTCAAATAAGTTTGCAACCAATCAAAGACCAAGGGTCACCTTACGTGCAGGAGACGTACCCATTTGCATGCTTCGCTGCATCACAGATATAAAAGGACACATAGCTATGGCAAACTTGGGAGTACAGTGGGTGGTTTGAATTAAATTAGAACTGGACCAGTTGTTTTTGTCCAGTGTGACTACTGTGTCCAAATGAACGGCACCACTGGGGAAATGTAACCTGGCTTCAATTCAACCAAACTAAACAAGGCAagtgtgaaaatgtccttatagTTGATTGAGTGCTTAAACTGCAAATCTGAATGTCAGCCTTTGCCGAAAACTGCTGCAGGAGCAAAAGGATTCTCTGCTAGGTTAATAAAATCCCCATACATAGGCTGTATACAAAGATAGATGTACATGTctcacaaactaaaaaaaaaacatcaaatacatCAATCCAATCAAATCACCAATGattgttgttttaattagttatctGATGCAATGAACAAGGGGCGTAAAGCTGTAATTGGCTTGTGATTGGTCGGAGGGGTGTTTGGGATACGACAGCTCAGTACCGCGCAGCCtgtttttgggatattttggcttcacatGTGTACAGATAAAGGAAGCGGAGACCTGTCATCtgtctttatatatacagtctatatacTGACTATATACAGTCTACAGTTTGTTCCATCCATGCATGACCCTAACTTAACACATGCTTCGGGATATGGACTTGATGTCTATAAACAGCTATGGAACGGAGATTTTACTTGAATATAATCTGTCTAAACACAACAGTGATTTGGGCAAAGACTGCTTTAACCCTTAAGTCATTCACATGAAAGTAAATAAGAGAGAACATGAACATGTAGTGTGTTAAGTGCAATAAAAAAGTCATTACCAAGCCCATTTTCAAACTTGTTGGACTCCTCTCCATGAATGAAACCAACCATCTCaggaaactaaacaaaaaacaagacaggACATGATTACAATGCAACTAAAGTTAATTTGGATGGTTCATACTTCAGTCCAGACTTCTCCTACCTGAGCACCAACATCATGTCGGATCACCTCCTGGATCACCACGTCGGCAAGCGTCTTGAAGTCCTGGACGAACTTCTTGTTCTTGTCATCTCCGGTCTTCTCTTGTACGAGGAGCTGAAAGAGGGGAGCCTCCTGCCTGCAGACCCGAGCCACGTTAGCTGCTTTCTCAGCCACCCGGAGCAGCAGCCTCAGCAGTTCAGCCATGCCTGAACAGAAAGGAAAGAGCAGAGGGTTTAGTAAACGTACAAACggaaactgtgtgtgtctgtgtgtgtgtgtgtgtgtgtgagagagagagagcaaaagggagaaaaaaaagacgagGCGGGTCACATTTGCACATACTGAGCTAATTATAGCCTAAAAATGAAAACAGGGCAtctctgaaaaaagacaaatgtgtgAGGGAGGAAAGTGGCTTCAGGTCTTTGCATGTGACTCAACACTGTATCTCCGCACAACAGATATGCAGCTCACAACCTTCTACATAAATACTTCAGTAGTGCAATTTCAGAATAAttgtaatattataaatataaataaaacaaaagcacacacaatcTTATAGTAAAATACCatgaggaaaaaaactaaactaaaaagcACAGCAGGTTGTGCAGTAAGTGACTAATGAGTGTTACTGACAAACTCTTGAGTTTTAAGCTGCAATTatattcattattgattattttcttgatattgATCAATTAATTtggtctttaaaatgtcagaaatcagtaaaaaaatgtccatTCAAGTTTCATTCAAGTCCAAGGGGatgactttaaatgtcttgttttatagtacaaaactaaaactagagcctggtgcaaaaaagaaatgtagATTGTTTTAACCATTCATTTTATTCAGTCTTTTTCAAATGGTCAGAAATTCATGTGTTGAATTGGTTGATAATGTAATGCATAGCATGAAAACTGTACAATAATAACTAATAGTGTATAATttattaaagttatttgttAAGAAGCAGCCTTCTGATtgctttgcatattttttactaaattaattaattatatagtATTCggtgatattttttttgctcCCTCTAAAATCGATATCGGTCGGTTTCCATCCACACCCATTCAGTTTTATTTGATACATAACAGAGTAAAACAGGAAATCTCCATAATTGGGAGGctataaacagatttttttgttgttgtaattttagcatgaaaaataaaactgctGAATCGATTAGTGTTATTTGTACTGTCAGAGGAAAATCAGTAGCTTCATGCTCTCTGTGGATGTGAAAAGGGCGTCCATTAAAACTAAATAAGCTGCACCAACTTTACTCCGGTCAGCTCACTGCTCTTGACATCCCGATGAACAGGTTTGCTAGGGTTTAGCTTAGCATGTATGATGTCAGATAATGTAGCATAGGAATGTAAAACACCAGAGGACAAAAAAGCTCTGTGAAATTATTCAAACCTTACCAAAACCCGGGTTTCACACCGCTTATTTTCCTCTCGTGTGTCGCTCTCGGTAGATGTGTTTTTCCTGTCCGCACTACAGTCACCAAACGCGGATAATTTGGTGTGACAGGTCTGCGAGAGGACGTGCAGTTTCAGTAAAACACTAGTGTTAAAGCGCCTAATTAA
Coding sequences within:
- the inpp1 gene encoding inositol polyphosphate 1-phosphatase yields the protein MAELLRLLLRVAEKAANVARVCRQEAPLFQLLVQEKTGDDKNKKFVQDFKTLADVVIQEVIRHDVGAQFPEMVGFIHGEESNKFENGLGESVTVTVCGTEAETATLLATVLDGDDTAASLLAKAIHQDPTTIDANTDGLTVPLSPSELGIWIDPIDATSQYIEGKEEVLEEGHLSPSGLHCALVLIGVYLRSTGEPVMGVINQPFNYKDPAGGRWRGKHFWGVSCGDINVCSVSRPKDGPVGKLSAVLSSSEKQVVKEALTSLCEPNKLIYASGAGYKILCVIQGLADVYVLSEGSTFKWDSCAPHALLRALGGGMVDLTKCLQSSSGAPDHQTELTYHQPRTECQGADRWANHGGLVAYRDCSQLRSIMGCLKGKL